One bacterium HR17 DNA window includes the following coding sequences:
- the moeA gene encoding Molybdopterin molybdenumtransferase yields the protein MRHYHGGKPLTAFDEALQRLLDATQPIARTETVGLVDAAYRVLAVDVSAPFDVPPFDRATMDGYAARSADIAAATPEHPVPLRVIGAVYAGDPPPTWVVAEGTCAQIATGAPMPLGADCVVPFEDTQREGATVLVLKAVPPRDNITQRGWDVRQGDRVLAAGAWLTPAKVGVLAALGIDRVPVYAKPKVAIVPTGNEIAQPGRPLRIGQVYDINTYTVAALAAQHGCEPLPMDIVPDEPEALQRTLNAALASAECVIFSAGSAVGERDLLPRLLSERGTVLFHGLAVRPGRPTLAAVVDGKLLVNLPGFPASCLMVAVVMLVPVWRKMARLPAWHPPTVQATLAHEVISPEGLRQFLTVRLAERDGQLIAASAYKESGTITSLSDADGFIVIPETVTHIPAGTTVAVTLL from the coding sequence ATGCGCCACTATCACGGCGGCAAACCCTTGACAGCCTTTGACGAAGCGTTGCAGCGGTTGCTGGACGCCACCCAGCCTATTGCCCGCACCGAAACGGTGGGGTTGGTGGACGCAGCCTATCGGGTGCTGGCAGTGGATGTGTCTGCCCCCTTTGATGTGCCGCCCTTTGACCGGGCGACAATGGACGGTTATGCGGCGCGGTCAGCGGACATCGCAGCGGCGACGCCGGAGCACCCTGTCCCGCTGCGGGTCATCGGTGCGGTCTACGCGGGAGACCCGCCGCCCACTTGGGTGGTGGCAGAAGGAACTTGCGCCCAAATTGCGACAGGGGCACCGATGCCATTGGGCGCCGATTGTGTCGTGCCCTTTGAGGACACGCAGCGCGAGGGGGCAACAGTGCTGGTTTTGAAAGCCGTCCCGCCTCGCGACAACATCACCCAACGGGGATGGGATGTCCGTCAAGGTGACCGCGTGCTGGCTGCCGGCGCGTGGTTGACACCCGCCAAAGTCGGCGTGCTGGCGGCGTTAGGCATTGACCGCGTTCCCGTTTACGCTAAGCCCAAAGTGGCGATCGTGCCGACAGGCAACGAAATCGCCCAACCGGGCAGACCGTTGCGCATTGGGCAAGTCTACGACATCAACACCTACACCGTCGCTGCGTTGGCGGCACAGCACGGCTGCGAGCCGTTGCCAATGGACATCGTGCCAGACGAACCGGAAGCGCTGCAGCGGACCTTAAACGCTGCCCTTGCGTCCGCCGAGTGCGTCATTTTTTCTGCCGGCAGCGCTGTCGGTGAACGGGATCTTTTGCCCCGGTTGCTGAGCGAACGGGGCACGGTGCTGTTTCACGGGTTGGCAGTGCGTCCTGGGCGCCCGACTTTGGCTGCCGTCGTGGACGGCAAACTCCTCGTCAACTTGCCTGGCTTCCCCGCGTCTTGTTTGATGGTGGCGGTCGTGATGTTGGTGCCTGTCTGGCGGAAGATGGCGCGGTTGCCCGCGTGGCACCCGCCGACGGTCCAAGCGACCTTAGCCCATGAGGTCATTTCGCCTGAGGGGTTGCGCCAGTTTTTGACCGTTCGGCTCGCCGAACGGGACGGACAACTCATCGCCGCCAGCGCCTACAAAGAGTCGGGCACCATCACCAGTTTGTCCGATGCCGACGGCTTCATCGTCATCCCCGAAACGGTCACCCACATCCCTGCCGGCACGACAGTTGCGGTGACGCTGCTGTGA
- the aqpZ2_2 gene encoding Aquaporin Z 2, whose protein sequence is MVWRKMVAEFVGTFAWVFIGCGAIIAQSALGTVKAIAAVKGVATPSVVLEVNPIAYLTVALAFGLTVAVMVYAAGHISAAHFNPAVTIGFAVAGRFPWRYVPHYLVAQCAGAFFASLIHYAFFSGEAVNVNFGVTVLSPDVPPLYGFLVEMMLTFLLGFVAMAVATDTRFPSSAAGLAIGLVVTVCMLMGGVWTGASMNPARSLAPAVFASRVEPQALAQVWIYLVAPVVGAAIAARVYEFLRLGEFAQGAPADLLALTAAKEPAAP, encoded by the coding sequence ATGGTGTGGCGTAAGATGGTCGCCGAATTCGTCGGCACTTTTGCGTGGGTGTTCATCGGCTGCGGGGCAATCATTGCCCAGAGCGCTTTGGGCACCGTCAAAGCGATCGCAGCCGTCAAAGGCGTCGCGACACCGTCCGTCGTTCTGGAGGTTAACCCCATCGCCTACCTCACCGTCGCCCTCGCGTTCGGCTTAACGGTTGCCGTGATGGTTTACGCAGCGGGGCATATTTCGGCGGCACATTTCAACCCGGCGGTCACGATCGGTTTCGCTGTCGCGGGGCGTTTTCCGTGGCGTTATGTCCCCCACTACCTTGTCGCTCAATGCGCGGGGGCATTCTTTGCCAGCCTTATCCACTATGCCTTCTTTTCTGGTGAAGCCGTCAATGTCAACTTTGGGGTGACAGTCCTTTCGCCAGATGTCCCGCCCCTTTATGGCTTCCTTGTGGAGATGATGTTAACTTTTTTGTTGGGGTTCGTCGCGATGGCGGTCGCCACCGATACGCGGTTTCCATCCAGTGCAGCCGGTCTGGCGATAGGTTTGGTGGTGACGGTGTGCATGTTGATGGGCGGCGTATGGACGGGCGCGTCCATGAACCCTGCACGGTCGTTAGCACCGGCGGTGTTTGCGTCCCGTGTGGAGCCACAAGCCCTCGCGCAAGTGTGGATCTACCTTGTGGCGCCGGTTGTCGGTGCCGCCATCGCCGCACGCGTCTATGAGTTCTTGCGCCTGGGCGAGTTTGCTCAAGGGGCACCTGCCGATTTGCTGGCGCTGACAGCCGCCAAAGAGCCAGCGGCACCATGA
- the rsmE gene encoding Ribosomal RNA small subunit methyltransferase E, with amino-acid sequence MRRVFVPFPLTPPTVRLTGQLAHRLLRVLRLGVGDAAILFDPRGTAWKAVVTVTERDAVQLHLCEPLENDREVPISVHLFQAIAKGERMDLVVQKATELGVARIVPMVTRRTVVQLSADRAETKRHRWQRVAQAAAEQCGAQRIPTVDAPVSFQRAVLDAAQADVWLLFYEGAEEPLKAVLAEHAHASRIAVMVGPEGGFDPDEVMSAQERGARIVSLGKRILRAETAAIVAVALVLYELGALEPSPPRVGACHDKDSAATAR; translated from the coding sequence ATGCGACGCGTCTTTGTCCCGTTCCCGTTGACACCGCCGACCGTGCGTTTGACGGGACAACTCGCTCATCGGTTGCTAAGGGTGCTGCGGCTCGGCGTCGGCGACGCCGCTATTCTTTTTGACCCCCGCGGCACCGCGTGGAAAGCCGTTGTCACCGTCACGGAGCGCGACGCAGTCCAATTGCATCTTTGTGAACCGTTGGAGAACGACCGTGAAGTGCCTATCAGCGTGCACCTCTTCCAAGCCATCGCTAAAGGGGAACGGATGGACCTCGTTGTCCAGAAGGCGACGGAGTTAGGGGTTGCCCGCATCGTCCCGATGGTCACGCGGCGCACCGTCGTGCAACTGTCGGCGGACCGAGCGGAGACGAAACGCCACCGGTGGCAGCGGGTCGCCCAAGCCGCCGCTGAGCAATGCGGCGCCCAGCGCATCCCGACCGTGGACGCCCCTGTGTCTTTCCAGCGCGCCGTGCTGGACGCAGCGCAAGCCGATGTCTGGCTGCTCTTTTACGAAGGGGCAGAAGAGCCGCTGAAGGCGGTGTTGGCGGAACACGCGCACGCCAGCCGCATCGCGGTGATGGTTGGACCCGAAGGCGGGTTTGACCCCGACGAAGTGATGTCGGCGCAGGAGCGCGGTGCCCGCATCGTCAGTCTGGGCAAACGCATCCTGCGGGCAGAAACGGCTGCCATCGTCGCGGTGGCGCTGGTGCTTTACGAACTGGGTGCGTTGGAGCCTTCGCCCCCGCGTGTAGGGGCATGCCATGATAAGGATTCAGCCGCAACAGCAAGGTGA
- the nadA gene encoding Quinolinate synthase A codes for MQETELLPVKQRPSVAYTEATKAVEEDEEIRQMTEVQLIDAINRLRKERNAVILAHNYQLPVIQDLADFVGDSLELSRQAAQTDAEVIVFCGVHFMAETAAILCPDKKVLIPDPEAGCSLAASVTAEQVRRWKAKHPDAIVVAYINTTAEVKAEADYCCTSANAVKVVQSLPPDREILFLPDMFLGLYVQRMTGRKMHLWPGECHVHAGFRAEEVAELLERYPDADLLLHPECGCISQCMFALAEGELPSERTFIHSTSGMVRHVKQSPRSTHLVATEVGILHRMHKEAPNKRLVPVREDAICEYMKTITLPKVYRSLRDMVYEVTVPPEIADRARKAIERMLATV; via the coding sequence GTGCAGGAAACGGAACTGTTACCCGTCAAGCAGCGCCCGTCTGTCGCTTACACGGAAGCGACCAAAGCAGTTGAGGAAGATGAGGAAATCCGCCAAATGACCGAAGTGCAACTCATTGACGCCATCAACCGCTTGCGCAAGGAGCGCAACGCCGTCATCTTAGCCCACAACTATCAACTGCCCGTTATCCAAGACCTTGCCGATTTCGTCGGCGACTCATTGGAGTTGTCGCGGCAAGCAGCGCAAACAGACGCCGAGGTTATCGTCTTCTGCGGTGTCCACTTCATGGCGGAGACCGCGGCGATTTTGTGCCCCGACAAAAAAGTGCTCATCCCTGACCCCGAAGCGGGCTGCTCGCTGGCTGCCTCGGTCACCGCCGAGCAAGTGCGTCGCTGGAAGGCGAAGCACCCTGACGCCATCGTCGTCGCTTACATCAACACGACGGCAGAAGTCAAAGCCGAAGCGGACTACTGCTGCACTTCCGCCAACGCCGTAAAAGTCGTTCAATCGCTGCCGCCCGACCGCGAAATTTTGTTCCTGCCCGACATGTTTTTAGGCTTGTATGTGCAGCGGATGACGGGACGCAAGATGCATCTCTGGCCAGGGGAGTGCCATGTCCATGCCGGTTTTCGTGCGGAAGAGGTCGCGGAACTTTTGGAGCGTTACCCCGACGCCGATTTGCTGCTGCATCCTGAATGCGGGTGCATCAGCCAATGTATGTTTGCGTTAGCGGAAGGCGAATTGCCTTCCGAACGCACTTTCATCCACAGCACCAGCGGGATGGTGCGCCATGTCAAGCAGTCACCTCGCTCCACGCACTTGGTCGCCACCGAGGTCGGCATCTTGCACCGGATGCACAAGGAAGCCCCCAACAAACGCCTCGTGCCTGTCCGCGAAGACGCCATCTGCGAATATATGAAGACCATCACCCTTCCCAAGGTTTACCGCAGCCTGCGGGACATGGTTTACGAGGTCACCGTTCCCCCCGAGATCGCTGACCGCGCCCGCAAAGCCATTGAGCGGATGCTGGCGACCGTGTGA
- the cysW_2 gene encoding Sulfate transport system permease protein CysW produces the protein MKAVATEPLSNRLFNAWIWGTFGAYIGMLALVVIACAVYVRAGNIVAALMSDEMRFAARLSVLTATVSTFLSLLFGIPSAYALAYYRGRFKTLVDTFLDMALVLPPVAVGVALLVLFSQFPSPDHSVDRWLQQLGAPVVFEVPAIVVAQFAVISIYALRVLKAAFESTDRRLPAVARTLGLSRWQIFVWVELPQVLPSLVAATILLWARAMGEFGATVVLAGATPFKTEVLPIAIWLALNRAEVDTALAAAFVLIAVALLALFAFRQLARRLTP, from the coding sequence GTGAAAGCGGTTGCGACGGAACCGTTGAGCAACCGGCTGTTTAACGCGTGGATCTGGGGCACTTTCGGCGCTTACATCGGCATGTTGGCGTTGGTAGTTATTGCCTGCGCCGTATATGTCCGAGCGGGCAACATCGTCGCTGCGTTGATGTCCGACGAAATGCGTTTCGCCGCTCGTCTGTCCGTGCTGACGGCAACGGTCAGCACCTTCCTCAGCCTGCTCTTTGGCATTCCCTCCGCATACGCCTTAGCATATTATCGCGGACGGTTCAAGACATTGGTGGACACCTTTTTGGACATGGCGCTGGTGTTGCCGCCGGTTGCCGTCGGCGTGGCACTGTTGGTGCTGTTTTCCCAGTTCCCGTCACCAGACCACTCGGTGGACAGATGGTTACAGCAGTTGGGCGCACCCGTCGTGTTTGAAGTGCCTGCCATCGTCGTCGCTCAGTTCGCCGTCATCTCCATTTACGCCCTGCGGGTGCTCAAGGCAGCGTTTGAAAGCACAGATCGCCGATTGCCTGCCGTCGCCCGCACTTTAGGCTTGTCGCGATGGCAAATTTTCGTCTGGGTAGAGTTGCCACAGGTTTTGCCTAGTTTGGTGGCGGCGACGATTTTGCTGTGGGCACGGGCGATGGGCGAGTTCGGCGCAACCGTCGTGTTGGCGGGCGCGACACCGTTCAAGACCGAGGTGTTGCCCATCGCCATCTGGCTGGCGCTTAACCGTGCCGAAGTGGACACAGCGCTGGCGGCGGCGTTCGTGCTCATCGCCGTCGCTTTGTTGGCGCTGTTTGCGTTCCGTCAACTTGCCCGCCGCCTCACGCCCTAA